In Ostrea edulis chromosome 4, xbOstEdul1.1, whole genome shotgun sequence, a single window of DNA contains:
- the LOC125668765 gene encoding kelch-like protein 10 yields the protein MPTSEEIASVMDVYPKLQYFEELSHGLTESLCNSLFADVQIEVEGEIFNCHRVILASMSHYFKTMFTSKFKESDLPKVHLKDLDKDIFRMALEYMYTGQSSVKDSNVYHLLSCSAMLQIKGLQSICSTFLETSLNHNNCIGIWKMSTGHGLPKLLEESWKAIQQNFPEVSKCEEFLHLSQDELIQIIECKDLFTVKEEDVCDAVLRWVSGDKARKKGLKTVFQALHLKQMSLDYLCNIKDCEEIEECSGCRSLVLKAIDEINSSFPNEYSCPESEYRHEEVVCMVGTRSREPNPQKIEVLCYSFRHDKKFKFSTLPMEPGPCFAVCILDRDIYISGGYNQQNLMLHFNTEHNTWTECKPMVTERWSHSMVAVGRCLYLVGGTSRSNETLSSIEKFDPETATYEEVGHLEVPVSSMTAAVFGTRIITFGGKLKDRTSASVIQYFDVANRTKGLLGNLPDSCAGSMGRAVHFEDKLILVFREGQIVEYSEDRGASVVCTIRKFDHFGAVMHNGEILILGNSSGSFYATFFNPFLGKARDIPAPFKAPMCNFYCLKTIVSKKYLK from the exons ATGCCAACTTCAGAAGAGATAGCATCAGTGATGGATGTGTATCCAAAGCTCCAGTACTTCGAGGAGCTGTCCCATGGACTGACGGAGTCACTCTGTAACTCACTGTTTGCAGATGTCCAGATCGAGGTGGAAGGAGAGATCTTCAATTGTCACCGTGTCATCCTGGCCTCAATGTCTCACTACTTCAAAACCATGTTCACTTCAA AGTTTAAGGAGAGTGATTTACCAAAAGTTCATCTGAAGGACTTGGACAAGGACATTTTTAGAATGGCCttagagtacatgtatacagggcAAAGCTCCGTGAAGGATAGCAATGTCTACCATCTGCTTTCCTGCTCAGCAATGCTACAAATCAAGGGTCTCCAGTCTATTTGTAGCACATTTCTTGAGACGAGTTTGAATCACAATAACTGTATTGGAATCTGGAAAATGTCTACTGGGCATGGTCTTCCTAAACTGCTAGAAGAAAGCTGGAAAGCCATCCAGCAGAATTTTCCAGAAGTTTCCAAATGTGAAGAATTCTTACATCTGTCTCAAGATGAACTGATTCAGATCATAGAATGCAAGGATTTGTTTACAGTCAAAGAAGAGGATGTCTGTGATGCTGTTCTGAGGTGGGTGAGTGGAGACAAAGCCAGAAAAAAGGGTCTTAAGACAGTTTTCCAGGCACTGCATCTGAAGCAGATGTCCCTGGATTATCTGTGCAACATCAAAGACTGTGAAGAGATTGAGGAATGCTCAGGTTGCCGCAGTCTTGTTCTAAAGGCCATCGATGAAATAAACTCATCTTTCCCCAACGAATACTCCTGTCCAGAATCTGAGTATAGACACGAAGAGGTAGTCTGCATGGTGGGAACAAGGAGTAGAGAACCAAATCCTCAGAAGATTGAAGTCTTATGTTACAGCTTCAGACACGATAAAAAGTTCAAGTTTTCTACGCTTCCCATGGAACCAGGCCCATGTTTTGCCGTCTGCATACTAGACAGAGATATCTACATTTCAGGAGGTTACAACCAACAGAATCTGATGCTTCACTTCAACACAGAACACAATACATGGACGGAGTGCAAGCCCATGGTGACCGAGAGGTGGTCCCATTCCATGGTTGCTGTTGGTAGATGCCTGTACTTGGTGGGAGGAACCTCCAGATCTAATGAAACCCTTTCCAGCATTGAAAAGTTTGACCCAGAGACAGCAACCTATGAAGAAGTAGGTCATCTCGAGGTCCCTGTGTCCTCCATGACTGCTGCTGTCTTTGGGACACGAATCATCACCTTTGGTGGAAAGTTGAAAGATCGAACGTCAGCATCAGTGATTCAGTACTTTGATGTTGCCAACAGAACCAAGGGTTTGCTTGGTAACTTGCCAGACTCGTGTGCTGGCAGCATGGGTAGGGCTGTGCACTTCGAGGACAAATTGATTCTCGTTTTCCGGGAGGGACAGATTGTTGAGTATTCTGAAGATAGAGGGGCTTCCGTTGTCTGCACAATTCGAAAATTCGATCACTTTGGTGCTGTGATGCACAATGGAGAAATCCTGATCCTTGGAAATAGCAGTGGATCTTTCTATGCCACTTTCTTTAATCCTTTCCTTGGAAAAGCTCGAGACATTCCAGCACCATTCAAGGCACCAATGTGCAACTTCTACTGCCTGAAAACCATTGTCAGCAAAAAATATCTCAAATAG
- the LOC125669252 gene encoding uncharacterized protein LOC125669252, whose product MNRPSLRRSSRTQYKAKLSKIKNQNKDDICQAPEDKTQTTSRQKRTVTNKDNVTSDVIYIDNGEEQSDDSFRSRGTQNNERDYFQCSQENSAEVFWDCTSPDMRKFIRSKRKKGEKSNVGDIVQTLSETKCDGDLEEASKPGLLGLWMDTDVDSLSKPTLDLVFSPTSSFPPPRANKEKRGAAVTLSSELKEKLAMRMKEEKSPVSILQNTKGSEKRKRASESMDTAETGESPSKISKTLLSREQRDKNDNMENSSETSWSEDEFYEDDSFIIKATQTPKVLNRNVTENRALNTKLCIKTRSPAKSDKKAKYLDHKSVAGHSNKSILIKKTDKQSSKAVQRLQPVKRVLNTNEHKKDTSTVSGVSKNSKRRSLGFNCSLSDDILCQLVESDCNLDSQVQSDKEDESQKSRKPQNSVLVSTAKKDNYPPKPVSDCARKNCMKKVPSADKCVSKMYTFVPKSQTVLQHKTLNATETLSNTKELIRGPQKVGTTQFSREGSAEVADENVDLFQSDEEDLLSEPQVLALLDSVESQVPKADRSFSNSQPNVCSEESSQRETTRRCTPEEIQHKKDAAIAKRLSSSQPNSTRNSQAKSRTTQSVCISPKKESLTESPSLGGSSSPHKCSPEEIERKRNAAIAKRQKKCSGNNSNNVNVAMPVSSFLKRNDAVGHPVDKSETRVCCGVKKVIGNASHSLQSVIEKKRLEALKRRELKLRSSQSCKSSTAPLPVNMAQQRDATLICLFDVDGTLTAPRQVATQEMIDFLQKLKQKCYVGIVGGSDLTKIAEQMGSNVVNDYDFVFAENGLVAYHNGKQVGQENLLHNKGEECLQSVINFALKYMSELQLPAKRGTFVEFRSSMLNLCPVGRSCSQKEREAFAEFDKKNDTRKKFVEALYQNFPEAGLKFAIGGQISIDVFPIGWDKTFCLQFLEKDSFKTIHFFGDKTAAGGNDHEIYEDSRTVGHSVTSPQETIKQVSEIIPGL is encoded by the exons ATGAATCGTCCATCTTTACGTAGAAGTTCCAGGACACAATATAAAGCAAAGCTTTCTAAaattaaaaaccaaaacaaagatGACATATGTCAAGCACCCGAGGACAAAACACAAACAACATCGAGACAGAAAAGAACCGTCACCAACAAAGACAACGTAACAAGTGATGTGATTTACATCGATAATGGGGAGGAACAGAGTGATGATAGTTTCAGATCTCGTGGGACACAAAACAATGAAAGGGATTACTTTCAGTGCTCACAGGAAAATTCAGCAGAAGTGTTTTGGGACTGCACATCTCCTGACATGCGTAAATTTATCCGTTCCAAAAGGAAGAAAGGGGAGAAAAGCAATGTTGGGGACATTGTGCAAACACTTTCTGAAACAAAATGTGATGGTGATTTGGAGGAGGCCAGCAAACCTGGACTTTTAGGGCTGTGGATGGACACTGATGTGGATAGTCTGTCAAAGCCAACATTAGATCTTGTTTTCTCTCCAACCAGTAGTTTTCCTCCACCTCGTGCTAACAAAGAGAAACGAGGGGCAGCTGTCACTCTGTCATCAGAGTTAAAAGAGAAATTAGCTATGAGGATGAAGGAAGAGAAATCTCCAGTATCAATCTTGCAGAACACCAAAGGCTCAGAGAAAAGAAAGAGAGCATCTGAGTCGATGGACACTGCTGAAACTGGAGAAAGTCCGTCAAAAATAAGCAAGACACTACTATCCCGTGAACAGCgtgataaaaatgataatatgGAAAATTCAAGTGAAACTTCCTGGAGTGAGGATGAGTTTTATGAAGATGATTCCTTTATTATCAAAGCAACACAAACTCCAAAAGTACTTAATAGAAATGTCACAGAAAATAGGGCATTAAATACCAAGTTGTGTATTAAAACACGGTCACCAGCGAAATCTGACAAGAAAGCAAAATATTTAGATCATAAAAGTGTAGCAGGTCATTCTAACAAAagtattttaattaaaaagaCTGATAAGCAAAGCTCTAAAGCTGTACAGAGACTGCAACCAGTCAAGAGAGTGTTAAACACTAATGAACATAAAAAAGATACTTCTACTGTTTCTGGGGTGAGCAAAAACAGTAAAAGAAGGAGTCTAGGATTTAATTGTAGTTTATCTGATGACATCCTTTGTCAGTTGGTGGAAAGTGACTGCAATTTAGACAGCCAGGTACAAAGTGACAAAGAAGATGAGAGTCAAAAGTCAAGGAAACCGCAAAACAGTGTATTAGTCTCAACTGCAAAAAAAGATAACTATCCTCCAAAGCCTGTTTCAGATTGTGCAAGAAAAAATTGCATGAAAAAAGTGCCCAGTGCAGATAAGTGTGTTAGTAAAATGTACACATTTGTTCCAAAAAGTCAAACAGTTCTGCAACATAAAACACTGAATGCAACAGAAACATTGTCAAACACAAAGGAGTTGATTAGAGGTCCACAAAAAGTTGGAACTACACAATTTAGTCGTGAGGGTAGTGCAGAAGTAGCAGATGAAAATGTGGATCTGTTCCAGTCAGATGAGGAGGATTTACTGAGTGAGCCCCAGGTTCTAGCATTATTAGATAGTGTGGAATCACAGGTGCCCAAAGCGGACCGTTCATTTTCAAACAGTCAGCCAAATGTTTGTTCAGAGGAGTCTTCACAGAGAGAAACCACACGCAGATGTACACCTGAAGAAATACAGCACAAAAAGGATGCAGCTATTGCCAAAAGATTGTCAAGTAGCCAACCAAACAGTACAAGAAACTCACAAGCAAAGAGCAGAACTACACAAAGTGTGTGCATTTCACCCAAGAAAGAGAGTTTAACAGAAAGTCCTTCATTAGGAGGTTCATCTAGTCCCCACAAATGCAGTCCAGaagaaattgaaagaaaaaggaATGCAGCTATCGCTAAAAGACAGAAAAAGTGTTCTGGAAATAATTCAAACAATGTGAATGTGGCAATGCCAGtatcatcatttttaaaaagaaatgacGCTGTAGGACACCCAGTTGATAAGTCAGAGACTCGTGTGTGTTGTGGTGTCAAGAAAGTTATCGGGAATGCGAGTCATTCATTACAGAGtgtgattgaaaaaaaaagacttgAAGCTCTGAAGAGACGAGAATTGAAACTAAGGTCTTCTCAAAGTTGTAAATCGTCTACT GCTCCACTTCCGGTCAACATGGCACAACAACGGGACGCTACATTGATATGTTTATTTGATGTGGACGGAACTCTGACCGCTCCACGCCAG GTTGCGACACAAGAAATGATAGATTTTCTGCAAAAACTGAAACAGAAATGTTACGTTGGTATTGTGGGGGGCTCAGATTTGACCAAGATCGCTGAACAGATGGGAAGTAATG TTGTAAATGACTATGACTTTGTGTTTGCTGAGAATGGTTTAGTTGCTTATCACAATGGCAAGCAAGTAGGACAAGAG AATCTTCTGCACAACAAAGGAGAAGAATGCCTACAGAGTGTGATCAACTTTGCTCTGAAGTACATGTCTGAATTACAGTTACCTGCCAAAAG AGGAACATTTGTCGAATTCAGAAGCAGCATGTTGAATCTTTGTCCAGTTGGAAGAAGCTGTTCTCAGAAAGAAAGAGAGGCATTTGCAGAATTTGATAAG AAAAATGACACAAGGAAGAAGTTTGTGGAGGCATTGTACCAGAACTTCCCGGAGGCAGGTCTGAAATTTGCCATTGGAGGACAGATCAGCATCGACGTTTTTCCTATTGGGTGGGACAAAACTTTCTGCTTACAGTTCCTGGAGAAAGACAGCTTCAAGACAATCCACTTCTTTGGAGACAAAACAGCTGCG GGTGGAAATGACCACGAGATTTACGAGGATTCCAGGACAGTTGGCCACTCAGTGACCAGTCCTCAGGAGACAATTAAACAAGTGTCGGAGATTATTCCAGGTTTATAA